Proteins encoded together in one Capricornis sumatraensis isolate serow.1 chromosome 3, serow.2, whole genome shotgun sequence window:
- the NFATC2IP gene encoding NFATC2-interacting protein isoform X3: MAEPLRRPGRPRGGGGGRRARGSQGGRSRCPGAQRSPARRTLDSVLVDLVSDSDEEVLEVATARDAAAEVPLPESPVPAASRDDRDSDSEGADAEPGGAPRVLVRRRRRLLLDPGEAPAVPVYSEKVKSSLHLIPDNVSLLKLCPPEAEEEADVEDASSPHTVDFPCPSSPWKKKLRSKDGEEKKKMLLAQDTSPLPSPLPRTKSRKHTQALRKLREVNKRLQDLRSCLSPRQSQGQAHLSQEDEVVLVEGPTLPEHPRLLPLKIRCRADLVRLPIRMDSPLKTLMSRYEEAMGLSGHKLSFFFDGTKLSGKELPADLGMESGDLIEVWG; the protein is encoded by the exons ATGGCGGAGCCGCTGAGGAGACCGGGCCGTCccagaggcggcggcggcggccgaagGGCTCGGGGATCCCAGGGCGGCCGGAGCCGATGTCCTGGCGCCCAGCGATCCCCAGCTCGACGCACCTTGGACTCGGTGCTCGTGGACTTGGTCAGCGACAGCGATGAGGAGGTCTTGGAGGTCGCAACTGCGCGCGACGCCGCGGCCGAGGTCCCACTCCCTGAATCCCCCGTGCCGGCAGCGTCCCGGGACGACAGAGACAGTGACAGCGAAGGGGCGGACGCAGAGCCGGGTGGAGCCCCTCGGGTCTTGgtcaggcggcggcggcggctgctgctgGATCCTGGGGAGGCACCGGCGGTTCCAGTGTACTCCGAGAAG GTGAAAAGCAGCCTCCATCTTATCCCAGATAACGTGTCCCTCCTGAAATTATGTCCCCCAGAGGCTGAGGAAG AGGCAGATGTGGAAGATGCCAGCAGTCCTCATACAGTGGATTTTCCATGTCCCAGTTCCCCCTGGAAGAAGAAGCTGAGGAGTAaggatggagaagagaagaaaaagatgttACT GGCTCAGGACACCTCGCCTTTGCCCTCGCCTCTGCCACGGACCAAAAGCAGGAAGCATACTCAGGCACTCCGGAAGCTAAG GGAGGTGAACAAGCGTCTCCAAGATCTCCGTTCCTGCCTGAGTCCCAGGCAATCCCAGGGCCAAGCCCACTTGAGCCAAGAGGATGAGGTGGTCCTAGTGGAGGGGCCCACTCTCCCAGAGCACCCTCGACTTCTGCCACTCAAAATCCGGTGCCGAGCTGACCTGGTCAGGTTGCCCATCAGAATG gattCTCCTCTCAAGACCCTCATGTCCCGCTACGAGGAGGCTATGGGACTCTCCGGCCACAAGCTCTCCTTCTTTTTTGATGGGACGAAGCTTTCAGGCAAGGAGCTGCCGGCTGACCTGGGAATGGAATCTGGGGACCTCATCGAGGTCTGGGGCTGA
- the SPNS1 gene encoding protein spinster homolog 1 isoform X2 — protein MGNPKSEDPEVLDQEGLQRITGLSSGRSALIVAVLCYINLLNYMDRFTVAGVLPDIEQFFDIGDGSSGLIQTVFISSYMVLAPVFGYLGDRYNRKYLMCGGIAFWSLVTLGSSFIPRERFWLLLLTRGLVGVGEASYSTIAPTLIADLFVADQRSWMLSVFYFAIPVGSGLGYIAGSKVKDVAGDWHWALRVTPGLGVLAVVLLFLVVREPPRGAVERHSDSPPLNPTSWWADLRALARNPSFILSSLGFTAVAFVTGSLALWAPAFLLRSRVVLGETPPCLPGDSCSSSDSLIFGLITCLTGVLGVGLGVEISRRLRRTNPRADPLVCAAGLLGSAPFLFLALACARGSIVATYIFIFIGETLLSMNWAIVADILLYVVIPTRRSTAEAFQIVLSHLLGDAGSPYLIGSISDRLRRDWPPSFLSEFRALQFSLMLCAFVGALGGAAFLGTAIFIESDRRQAQLHVQGLLPETGRTDDRIVVPQRGRSTRVPVSSVLI, from the exons ATGGGGAACCCGAAGTCCGAGGATCCCGAGGTCCTGGACCAGGAAGGACTGCAGCGCATCACGGGCTTGTCTTCGGGCCGTTCGGCTCTCATAGTGGCCGTGCTGTGTTACATCAATCTCCTCAACTACATGGACCGCTTCACCGTGGCTG GAGTCCTTCCGGACATTGAGCAGTTCTTCGACATCGGAGACGGTAGCTCCGGCCTCATCCAGACCG TGTTCATCTCCAGTTACATGGTGTTGGCACCTGTATTTGGCTACCTGGGTGACAGGTACAATCGGAAGTATCTCATGTGCGGGGGCATTGCCTTCTGGTCTCTGGTGACACTGGGGTCGTCCTTCATCCCCAGAGAG CGATTCTGGCTGCTCCTCCTGACCCGGGGcctggtgggggttggggaggccAGTTACTCCACCATCGCGCCCACCCTCATCGCTGACCTCTTCGTGGCAGACCAGCGGAGTTGGATGCTCAGTGTCTTCTACTTTGCCATCCCAGTGGGCAG TGGTCTGGGTTACATTGCAGGCTCCAAAGTGAAGGATGTGGCCGGAGATTGGCACTGGGCTCTGCGG GTGACGCCAGGTCTAGGAGTGCTGGCTGTCGTGCTGCTGTTCCTGGTAGTACGGGAGCCACCAAGAGGAGCTGTGGAGCGCCACTCAGACTCGCCGCCCCTGAACCCCACCTCGTGGTGGGCAGATCTGAGGGCTCTGGCAAGAAa TCCCAGCTTCATCCTGTCTTCCCTTGGTTTCACTGCCGTGGCCTTTGTCACGGGCTCCCTGGCTCTTTGGGCCCCTGCTTTCTTGCTGCGTTCCCGTGTGGTCTTGGGGGAGACCCCACCCTGCCTTCCTGGAGACTCCTGCTCTTCCTCTGACAG tCTCATCTTCGGACTCATCACCTGCCTCACTGGCGTCCTGGGTGTGGGCCTCGGCGTGGAGATCAGCCGCCGCCTTCGCCGCACCAACCCCCGGGCTGACCCGCTGGTTTGTGCTGCTGGCCTCCTGGGCTCTGCACCCTTCCTCTTCCTGGCCCTCGCCTGCGCCCGTGGCAGCATCGTGGCCACCTAT attttcatttttattggagaGACACTATTGTCCATGAACTGGGCCATCGTGGCTGATATTCTGCTG TACGTGGTGATCCCCACACGACGCTCCACTGCTGAAGCCTTCCAGATTGTACTCTCCCACCTGCTAGGTGATGCTGGGAGCCCGTATCTCATTGGTTCG ATCTCTGACCGCCTGCGCCGGGACTGGCCCCCCTCCTTCTTGTCCGAGTTCCGGGCCCTGCAGTTCTCACTCATGCTCTGTGCCTTCGTGGGGGCACTCGGGGGCGCGGCCTTCCTGGGCACCGCCATCTTCATCGAGAGCGACCGCCGGCAGGCTCAGCTGCACGTGCAGG GTCTGTTGCCTGAAACCGGGCGTACCGATGACCGGATCGTGGTGCCCCAGCGAGGACGCTCCACCCGGGTCCCTGTGTCCAGTGTGCTTATCTGA
- the SPNS1 gene encoding protein spinster homolog 1 isoform X3 produces the protein MSGSDTAPFLSQADDTDDGPAPGTPGLPGSMGNPKSEDPEVLDQEGLQRITGLSSGRSALIVAVLCYINLLNYMDRFTVAGVLPDIEQFFDIGDGSSGLIQTVFISSYMVLAPVFGYLGDRYNRKYLMCGGIAFWSLVTLGSSFIPRERFWLLLLTRGLVGVGEASYSTIAPTLIADLFVADQRSWMLSVFYFAIPVGSGLGYIAGSKVKDVAGDWHWALRVTPGLGVLAVVLLFLVVREPPRGAVERHSDSPPLNPTSWWADLRALARNLIFGLITCLTGVLGVGLGVEISRRLRRTNPRADPLVCAAGLLGSAPFLFLALACARGSIVATYIFIFIGETLLSMNWAIVADILLYVVIPTRRSTAEAFQIVLSHLLGDAGSPYLIGSISDRLRRDWPPSFLSEFRALQFSLMLCAFVGALGGAAFLGTAIFIESDRRQAQLHVQGLLPETGRTDDRIVVPQRGRSTRVPVSSVLI, from the exons ATGTCTGGGTCCGACACCGCGCCCTTCCTCAGCCAGGCGGATGACACGGACGACGGGCCGGCGCCCGGCACCCCAGGGTTGCCGGGGTCCATGGGGAACCCGAAGTCCGAGGATCCCGAGGTCCTGGACCAGGAAGGACTGCAGCGCATCACGGGCTTGTCTTCGGGCCGTTCGGCTCTCATAGTGGCCGTGCTGTGTTACATCAATCTCCTCAACTACATGGACCGCTTCACCGTGGCTG GAGTCCTTCCGGACATTGAGCAGTTCTTCGACATCGGAGACGGTAGCTCCGGCCTCATCCAGACCG TGTTCATCTCCAGTTACATGGTGTTGGCACCTGTATTTGGCTACCTGGGTGACAGGTACAATCGGAAGTATCTCATGTGCGGGGGCATTGCCTTCTGGTCTCTGGTGACACTGGGGTCGTCCTTCATCCCCAGAGAG CGATTCTGGCTGCTCCTCCTGACCCGGGGcctggtgggggttggggaggccAGTTACTCCACCATCGCGCCCACCCTCATCGCTGACCTCTTCGTGGCAGACCAGCGGAGTTGGATGCTCAGTGTCTTCTACTTTGCCATCCCAGTGGGCAG TGGTCTGGGTTACATTGCAGGCTCCAAAGTGAAGGATGTGGCCGGAGATTGGCACTGGGCTCTGCGG GTGACGCCAGGTCTAGGAGTGCTGGCTGTCGTGCTGCTGTTCCTGGTAGTACGGGAGCCACCAAGAGGAGCTGTGGAGCGCCACTCAGACTCGCCGCCCCTGAACCCCACCTCGTGGTGGGCAGATCTGAGGGCTCTGGCAAGAAa tCTCATCTTCGGACTCATCACCTGCCTCACTGGCGTCCTGGGTGTGGGCCTCGGCGTGGAGATCAGCCGCCGCCTTCGCCGCACCAACCCCCGGGCTGACCCGCTGGTTTGTGCTGCTGGCCTCCTGGGCTCTGCACCCTTCCTCTTCCTGGCCCTCGCCTGCGCCCGTGGCAGCATCGTGGCCACCTAT attttcatttttattggagaGACACTATTGTCCATGAACTGGGCCATCGTGGCTGATATTCTGCTG TACGTGGTGATCCCCACACGACGCTCCACTGCTGAAGCCTTCCAGATTGTACTCTCCCACCTGCTAGGTGATGCTGGGAGCCCGTATCTCATTGGTTCG ATCTCTGACCGCCTGCGCCGGGACTGGCCCCCCTCCTTCTTGTCCGAGTTCCGGGCCCTGCAGTTCTCACTCATGCTCTGTGCCTTCGTGGGGGCACTCGGGGGCGCGGCCTTCCTGGGCACCGCCATCTTCATCGAGAGCGACCGCCGGCAGGCTCAGCTGCACGTGCAGG GTCTGTTGCCTGAAACCGGGCGTACCGATGACCGGATCGTGGTGCCCCAGCGAGGACGCTCCACCCGGGTCCCTGTGTCCAGTGTGCTTATCTGA
- the NFATC2IP gene encoding NFATC2-interacting protein isoform X1: MAEPLRRPGRPRGGGGGRRARGSQGGRSRCPGAQRSPARRTLDSVLVDLVSDSDEEVLEVATARDAAAEVPLPESPVPAASRDDRDSDSEGADAEPGGAPRVLVRRRRRLLLDPGEAPAVPVYSEKVKSSLHLIPDNVSLLKLCPPEAEEEADVEDASSPHTVDFPCPSSPWKKKLRSKDGEEKKKMLLAQDTSPLPSPLPRTKSRKHTQALRKLREVNKRLQDLRSCLSPRQSQGQAHLSQEDEVVLVEGPTLPEHPRLLPLKIRCRADLVRLPIRMSEPLKSVVDHMAAHLGVSPSRILLLLGETELSPTATPRTLKLGVADIIDCVVLASSPEAAETSPLLQLRVQGKEKHQMLEVSLPPDSPLKTLMSRYEEAMGLSGHKLSFFFDGTKLSGKELPADLGMESGDLIEVWG; this comes from the exons ATGGCGGAGCCGCTGAGGAGACCGGGCCGTCccagaggcggcggcggcggccgaagGGCTCGGGGATCCCAGGGCGGCCGGAGCCGATGTCCTGGCGCCCAGCGATCCCCAGCTCGACGCACCTTGGACTCGGTGCTCGTGGACTTGGTCAGCGACAGCGATGAGGAGGTCTTGGAGGTCGCAACTGCGCGCGACGCCGCGGCCGAGGTCCCACTCCCTGAATCCCCCGTGCCGGCAGCGTCCCGGGACGACAGAGACAGTGACAGCGAAGGGGCGGACGCAGAGCCGGGTGGAGCCCCTCGGGTCTTGgtcaggcggcggcggcggctgctgctgGATCCTGGGGAGGCACCGGCGGTTCCAGTGTACTCCGAGAAG GTGAAAAGCAGCCTCCATCTTATCCCAGATAACGTGTCCCTCCTGAAATTATGTCCCCCAGAGGCTGAGGAAG AGGCAGATGTGGAAGATGCCAGCAGTCCTCATACAGTGGATTTTCCATGTCCCAGTTCCCCCTGGAAGAAGAAGCTGAGGAGTAaggatggagaagagaagaaaaagatgttACT GGCTCAGGACACCTCGCCTTTGCCCTCGCCTCTGCCACGGACCAAAAGCAGGAAGCATACTCAGGCACTCCGGAAGCTAAG GGAGGTGAACAAGCGTCTCCAAGATCTCCGTTCCTGCCTGAGTCCCAGGCAATCCCAGGGCCAAGCCCACTTGAGCCAAGAGGATGAGGTGGTCCTAGTGGAGGGGCCCACTCTCCCAGAGCACCCTCGACTTCTGCCACTCAAAATCCGGTGCCGAGCTGACCTGGTCAGGTTGCCCATCAGAATG TCGGAGCCCCTTAAGAGTGTGGTGGACCACATGGCCGCCCACCTTGGGGTGTCCCCAAGCAGGATCCTCTTGCTGTTGGGAGAGACAGAGCTGTCCCCTACCGCCACCCCCAGGACCCTAAAGCTCGGCGTGGCTGACATCATTG ACTGTGTGGTTCTAGCAAGTTCTCCGGAGGCCGCAGAGACGTCGCCACTGCTCCAACTTCGAGTCCAGGGCAAAGAGAAGCACCAGATGCTGGAAGTCTCGCTTCCTCCC gattCTCCTCTCAAGACCCTCATGTCCCGCTACGAGGAGGCTATGGGACTCTCCGGCCACAAGCTCTCCTTCTTTTTTGATGGGACGAAGCTTTCAGGCAAGGAGCTGCCGGCTGACCTGGGAATGGAATCTGGGGACCTCATCGAGGTCTGGGGCTGA
- the SPNS1 gene encoding protein spinster homolog 1 isoform X4 produces MSGSDTAPFLSQADDTDDGPAPGTPGLPGSMGNPKSEDPEVLDQEGLQRITGLSSGRSALIVAVLCYINLLNYMDRFTVAVFISSYMVLAPVFGYLGDRYNRKYLMCGGIAFWSLVTLGSSFIPRERFWLLLLTRGLVGVGEASYSTIAPTLIADLFVADQRSWMLSVFYFAIPVGSGLGYIAGSKVKDVAGDWHWALRVTPGLGVLAVVLLFLVVREPPRGAVERHSDSPPLNPTSWWADLRALARNLIFGLITCLTGVLGVGLGVEISRRLRRTNPRADPLVCAAGLLGSAPFLFLALACARGSIVATYIFIFIGETLLSMNWAIVADILLYVVIPTRRSTAEAFQIVLSHLLGDAGSPYLIGSISDRLRRDWPPSFLSEFRALQFSLMLCAFVGALGGAAFLGTAIFIESDRRQAQLHVQGLLPETGRTDDRIVVPQRGRSTRVPVSSVLI; encoded by the exons ATGTCTGGGTCCGACACCGCGCCCTTCCTCAGCCAGGCGGATGACACGGACGACGGGCCGGCGCCCGGCACCCCAGGGTTGCCGGGGTCCATGGGGAACCCGAAGTCCGAGGATCCCGAGGTCCTGGACCAGGAAGGACTGCAGCGCATCACGGGCTTGTCTTCGGGCCGTTCGGCTCTCATAGTGGCCGTGCTGTGTTACATCAATCTCCTCAACTACATGGACCGCTTCACCGTGGCTG TGTTCATCTCCAGTTACATGGTGTTGGCACCTGTATTTGGCTACCTGGGTGACAGGTACAATCGGAAGTATCTCATGTGCGGGGGCATTGCCTTCTGGTCTCTGGTGACACTGGGGTCGTCCTTCATCCCCAGAGAG CGATTCTGGCTGCTCCTCCTGACCCGGGGcctggtgggggttggggaggccAGTTACTCCACCATCGCGCCCACCCTCATCGCTGACCTCTTCGTGGCAGACCAGCGGAGTTGGATGCTCAGTGTCTTCTACTTTGCCATCCCAGTGGGCAG TGGTCTGGGTTACATTGCAGGCTCCAAAGTGAAGGATGTGGCCGGAGATTGGCACTGGGCTCTGCGG GTGACGCCAGGTCTAGGAGTGCTGGCTGTCGTGCTGCTGTTCCTGGTAGTACGGGAGCCACCAAGAGGAGCTGTGGAGCGCCACTCAGACTCGCCGCCCCTGAACCCCACCTCGTGGTGGGCAGATCTGAGGGCTCTGGCAAGAAa tCTCATCTTCGGACTCATCACCTGCCTCACTGGCGTCCTGGGTGTGGGCCTCGGCGTGGAGATCAGCCGCCGCCTTCGCCGCACCAACCCCCGGGCTGACCCGCTGGTTTGTGCTGCTGGCCTCCTGGGCTCTGCACCCTTCCTCTTCCTGGCCCTCGCCTGCGCCCGTGGCAGCATCGTGGCCACCTAT attttcatttttattggagaGACACTATTGTCCATGAACTGGGCCATCGTGGCTGATATTCTGCTG TACGTGGTGATCCCCACACGACGCTCCACTGCTGAAGCCTTCCAGATTGTACTCTCCCACCTGCTAGGTGATGCTGGGAGCCCGTATCTCATTGGTTCG ATCTCTGACCGCCTGCGCCGGGACTGGCCCCCCTCCTTCTTGTCCGAGTTCCGGGCCCTGCAGTTCTCACTCATGCTCTGTGCCTTCGTGGGGGCACTCGGGGGCGCGGCCTTCCTGGGCACCGCCATCTTCATCGAGAGCGACCGCCGGCAGGCTCAGCTGCACGTGCAGG GTCTGTTGCCTGAAACCGGGCGTACCGATGACCGGATCGTGGTGCCCCAGCGAGGACGCTCCACCCGGGTCCCTGTGTCCAGTGTGCTTATCTGA
- the SPNS1 gene encoding protein spinster homolog 1 isoform X1 — protein sequence MSGSDTAPFLSQADDTDDGPAPGTPGLPGSMGNPKSEDPEVLDQEGLQRITGLSSGRSALIVAVLCYINLLNYMDRFTVAGVLPDIEQFFDIGDGSSGLIQTVFISSYMVLAPVFGYLGDRYNRKYLMCGGIAFWSLVTLGSSFIPRERFWLLLLTRGLVGVGEASYSTIAPTLIADLFVADQRSWMLSVFYFAIPVGSGLGYIAGSKVKDVAGDWHWALRVTPGLGVLAVVLLFLVVREPPRGAVERHSDSPPLNPTSWWADLRALARNPSFILSSLGFTAVAFVTGSLALWAPAFLLRSRVVLGETPPCLPGDSCSSSDSLIFGLITCLTGVLGVGLGVEISRRLRRTNPRADPLVCAAGLLGSAPFLFLALACARGSIVATYIFIFIGETLLSMNWAIVADILLYVVIPTRRSTAEAFQIVLSHLLGDAGSPYLIGSISDRLRRDWPPSFLSEFRALQFSLMLCAFVGALGGAAFLGTAIFIESDRRQAQLHVQGLLPETGRTDDRIVVPQRGRSTRVPVSSVLI from the exons ATGTCTGGGTCCGACACCGCGCCCTTCCTCAGCCAGGCGGATGACACGGACGACGGGCCGGCGCCCGGCACCCCAGGGTTGCCGGGGTCCATGGGGAACCCGAAGTCCGAGGATCCCGAGGTCCTGGACCAGGAAGGACTGCAGCGCATCACGGGCTTGTCTTCGGGCCGTTCGGCTCTCATAGTGGCCGTGCTGTGTTACATCAATCTCCTCAACTACATGGACCGCTTCACCGTGGCTG GAGTCCTTCCGGACATTGAGCAGTTCTTCGACATCGGAGACGGTAGCTCCGGCCTCATCCAGACCG TGTTCATCTCCAGTTACATGGTGTTGGCACCTGTATTTGGCTACCTGGGTGACAGGTACAATCGGAAGTATCTCATGTGCGGGGGCATTGCCTTCTGGTCTCTGGTGACACTGGGGTCGTCCTTCATCCCCAGAGAG CGATTCTGGCTGCTCCTCCTGACCCGGGGcctggtgggggttggggaggccAGTTACTCCACCATCGCGCCCACCCTCATCGCTGACCTCTTCGTGGCAGACCAGCGGAGTTGGATGCTCAGTGTCTTCTACTTTGCCATCCCAGTGGGCAG TGGTCTGGGTTACATTGCAGGCTCCAAAGTGAAGGATGTGGCCGGAGATTGGCACTGGGCTCTGCGG GTGACGCCAGGTCTAGGAGTGCTGGCTGTCGTGCTGCTGTTCCTGGTAGTACGGGAGCCACCAAGAGGAGCTGTGGAGCGCCACTCAGACTCGCCGCCCCTGAACCCCACCTCGTGGTGGGCAGATCTGAGGGCTCTGGCAAGAAa TCCCAGCTTCATCCTGTCTTCCCTTGGTTTCACTGCCGTGGCCTTTGTCACGGGCTCCCTGGCTCTTTGGGCCCCTGCTTTCTTGCTGCGTTCCCGTGTGGTCTTGGGGGAGACCCCACCCTGCCTTCCTGGAGACTCCTGCTCTTCCTCTGACAG tCTCATCTTCGGACTCATCACCTGCCTCACTGGCGTCCTGGGTGTGGGCCTCGGCGTGGAGATCAGCCGCCGCCTTCGCCGCACCAACCCCCGGGCTGACCCGCTGGTTTGTGCTGCTGGCCTCCTGGGCTCTGCACCCTTCCTCTTCCTGGCCCTCGCCTGCGCCCGTGGCAGCATCGTGGCCACCTAT attttcatttttattggagaGACACTATTGTCCATGAACTGGGCCATCGTGGCTGATATTCTGCTG TACGTGGTGATCCCCACACGACGCTCCACTGCTGAAGCCTTCCAGATTGTACTCTCCCACCTGCTAGGTGATGCTGGGAGCCCGTATCTCATTGGTTCG ATCTCTGACCGCCTGCGCCGGGACTGGCCCCCCTCCTTCTTGTCCGAGTTCCGGGCCCTGCAGTTCTCACTCATGCTCTGTGCCTTCGTGGGGGCACTCGGGGGCGCGGCCTTCCTGGGCACCGCCATCTTCATCGAGAGCGACCGCCGGCAGGCTCAGCTGCACGTGCAGG GTCTGTTGCCTGAAACCGGGCGTACCGATGACCGGATCGTGGTGCCCCAGCGAGGACGCTCCACCCGGGTCCCTGTGTCCAGTGTGCTTATCTGA
- the NFATC2IP gene encoding NFATC2-interacting protein isoform X2, with the protein MAEPLRRPGRPRGGGGGRRARGSQGGRSRCPGAQRSPARRTLDSVLVDLVSDSDEEVLEVATARDAAAEVPLPESPVPAASRDDRDSDSEGADAEPGGAPRVLVRRRRRLLLDPGEAPAVPVYSEKVKSSLHLIPDNVSLLKLCPPEAEEEADVEDASSPHTVDFPCPSSPWKKKLRSKDGEEKKKMLLEVNKRLQDLRSCLSPRQSQGQAHLSQEDEVVLVEGPTLPEHPRLLPLKIRCRADLVRLPIRMSEPLKSVVDHMAAHLGVSPSRILLLLGETELSPTATPRTLKLGVADIIDCVVLASSPEAAETSPLLQLRVQGKEKHQMLEVSLPPDSPLKTLMSRYEEAMGLSGHKLSFFFDGTKLSGKELPADLGMESGDLIEVWG; encoded by the exons ATGGCGGAGCCGCTGAGGAGACCGGGCCGTCccagaggcggcggcggcggccgaagGGCTCGGGGATCCCAGGGCGGCCGGAGCCGATGTCCTGGCGCCCAGCGATCCCCAGCTCGACGCACCTTGGACTCGGTGCTCGTGGACTTGGTCAGCGACAGCGATGAGGAGGTCTTGGAGGTCGCAACTGCGCGCGACGCCGCGGCCGAGGTCCCACTCCCTGAATCCCCCGTGCCGGCAGCGTCCCGGGACGACAGAGACAGTGACAGCGAAGGGGCGGACGCAGAGCCGGGTGGAGCCCCTCGGGTCTTGgtcaggcggcggcggcggctgctgctgGATCCTGGGGAGGCACCGGCGGTTCCAGTGTACTCCGAGAAG GTGAAAAGCAGCCTCCATCTTATCCCAGATAACGTGTCCCTCCTGAAATTATGTCCCCCAGAGGCTGAGGAAG AGGCAGATGTGGAAGATGCCAGCAGTCCTCATACAGTGGATTTTCCATGTCCCAGTTCCCCCTGGAAGAAGAAGCTGAGGAGTAaggatggagaagagaagaaaaagatgttACT GGAGGTGAACAAGCGTCTCCAAGATCTCCGTTCCTGCCTGAGTCCCAGGCAATCCCAGGGCCAAGCCCACTTGAGCCAAGAGGATGAGGTGGTCCTAGTGGAGGGGCCCACTCTCCCAGAGCACCCTCGACTTCTGCCACTCAAAATCCGGTGCCGAGCTGACCTGGTCAGGTTGCCCATCAGAATG TCGGAGCCCCTTAAGAGTGTGGTGGACCACATGGCCGCCCACCTTGGGGTGTCCCCAAGCAGGATCCTCTTGCTGTTGGGAGAGACAGAGCTGTCCCCTACCGCCACCCCCAGGACCCTAAAGCTCGGCGTGGCTGACATCATTG ACTGTGTGGTTCTAGCAAGTTCTCCGGAGGCCGCAGAGACGTCGCCACTGCTCCAACTTCGAGTCCAGGGCAAAGAGAAGCACCAGATGCTGGAAGTCTCGCTTCCTCCC gattCTCCTCTCAAGACCCTCATGTCCCGCTACGAGGAGGCTATGGGACTCTCCGGCCACAAGCTCTCCTTCTTTTTTGATGGGACGAAGCTTTCAGGCAAGGAGCTGCCGGCTGACCTGGGAATGGAATCTGGGGACCTCATCGAGGTCTGGGGCTGA
- the NFATC2IP gene encoding NFATC2-interacting protein isoform X4 — MAEPLRRPGRPRGGGGGRRARGSQGGRSRCPGAQRSPARRTLDSVLVDLVSDSDEEVLEVATARDAAAEVPLPESPVPAASRDDRDSDSEGADAEPGGAPRVLVRRRRRLLLDPGEAPAVPVYSEKVKSSLHLIPDNVSLLKLCPPEAEEDCVVLASSPEAAETSPLLQLRVQGKEKHQMLEVSLPPDSPLKTLMSRYEEAMGLSGHKLSFFFDGTKLSGKELPADLGMESGDLIEVWG, encoded by the exons ATGGCGGAGCCGCTGAGGAGACCGGGCCGTCccagaggcggcggcggcggccgaagGGCTCGGGGATCCCAGGGCGGCCGGAGCCGATGTCCTGGCGCCCAGCGATCCCCAGCTCGACGCACCTTGGACTCGGTGCTCGTGGACTTGGTCAGCGACAGCGATGAGGAGGTCTTGGAGGTCGCAACTGCGCGCGACGCCGCGGCCGAGGTCCCACTCCCTGAATCCCCCGTGCCGGCAGCGTCCCGGGACGACAGAGACAGTGACAGCGAAGGGGCGGACGCAGAGCCGGGTGGAGCCCCTCGGGTCTTGgtcaggcggcggcggcggctgctgctgGATCCTGGGGAGGCACCGGCGGTTCCAGTGTACTCCGAGAAG GTGAAAAGCAGCCTCCATCTTATCCCAGATAACGTGTCCCTCCTGAAATTATGTCCCCCAGAGGCTGAGGAAG ACTGTGTGGTTCTAGCAAGTTCTCCGGAGGCCGCAGAGACGTCGCCACTGCTCCAACTTCGAGTCCAGGGCAAAGAGAAGCACCAGATGCTGGAAGTCTCGCTTCCTCCC gattCTCCTCTCAAGACCCTCATGTCCCGCTACGAGGAGGCTATGGGACTCTCCGGCCACAAGCTCTCCTTCTTTTTTGATGGGACGAAGCTTTCAGGCAAGGAGCTGCCGGCTGACCTGGGAATGGAATCTGGGGACCTCATCGAGGTCTGGGGCTGA